The Amycolatopsis methanolica 239 nucleotide sequence AGGCTCCGGCAGATCTCCGTCACGGCGTCCGAAGTGGACTCGTCGAGGACGAAGCCGGGGCGCACCGCGACCGCCCGTTCGGTGAACAACCGCACCGCCTCGGCGACCTCCAGCGGACCCACCTGGCACAGCGCCTCACCGGTGATCGCCAGCGGTTCCCGGCTGGTGGCCAGCACCCGCAGCCCCGGCACCCGCGCGAGCAGCTGGAAAGCCACGTCGGCCGCGGCGTCCACGACGTGCTCGCAGTTGTCCAGCACCAGCAACGCGTCGCCGCCGTCCAGCAGCGCCACGATCTGCGCCATCGCGTCCACCGGCGCCTTTGGCGCGCTGGTGACGCGGAAGTCCAGTGGCCCCAGCGCGCCGAGGACCGCGCCGGTCACGTCGTCGGCGTCCCGCACACCCGCGAGCGGGACGAACCACGCGCGAGCCGGGTGGCGCTCCGCCGCTTCGGTCGCCAGCCGGGTCTTGCCCGCCCCACCGGGCCCGACGAGCGTGACCAGCCGGGACGCCGACAGGGCCCGCGCGACCTGGTCGAGTTCCCGCTCGCGCCCGACGAAACTGGTCAGCCGCACCGGGAGCGCGGGCTCGGCACGCGGCGGCGCCACCTCCCCGCGGAGGACGGCGAGGTGGGCTTCGCGGAGTTCGGCGGACGGGTCGACGCCCAGCTCCTCGGCCAGGGTCGACCGGGTCCGCTCGAACACGGCGAGGGCGTCGGCCTGGCGGCCGTTCGCGGCCAGCGCCCGCATCCGCAGCGACGCCAGCCGTTCCCGCAGCGGGTGCGCCTCGCCGGCGGCGTCCAGGTCGGCGAGCACCTCGGCGTGGCGGCCGAGCGCCAGCTCGGCCTCGAAGCGGTCCTCCACCGCGGCGATCCGCAACTCGTCCAGCCGCGCGACCGGGGCCTGCGCGAACGGCGCGTCGAGCACGTCGGCCAGCGCGTCACCGCGCCACAACGCGAGCGCTTCGCCGAGGACCGCGGCGGCCTCGCGGTGCCGTCCGGCGGCGAGCTCGCGCCGGCCACGCGCGGCCAGCTCCTCGAACCGGTGGGCGTCCACGTCGGCGTCGAGCGTGTAGCCGCCGGAGCCGGAGGTGATCGTGCCGGCGCCGCCCAGCGCGCGCCGCAGCCGGGACACCAGCGACTGCAGGGCGTTCGCGCCGTCGGTGGGTGGTTCGGCGCCCCACAGGTCGTCGATCAGCGTGTCGGCGCTCACCGCGCGCCCGGGGTCGAGCGCCAGCCGGGCCAGGAGCATGCGCAGGCGCGCGCCGCCGATGTCGATCGGCGTGCCGTCGTCCGCCTGGGCCCGGACCGGGCCGAGCAGTGCCACCCGCACGGGTACCACTGTTCCAGATCAGGCGCCGGGCTTGAGGCTCTGCTCGAAGTAGTCGACCATGTCCTGCGGCGTCGGGCCGTCCGTGCCGAAGTCGATCCACACCAGCAGGCCGCAGATCTCGGCGTCGTCCGTGCCGAACAGCATGATCCCCATGCCGGTGGTCGTGCCTGCCGGGTAGTCGCCGCTCAGGCCGTCACCGCTCCAGCGGCCTTCGAGCGCGCTGTCCGAAGCGCCCAGCTGGGACTGGACGCCCGGTTTCAGCGCGTCGAACGACCTGCCCTCGTAGTAGACGACGGACCGGCCGCTGGTCGTCGAGTCGCTGGGCAGCGTGCACCAGGTTCTCGGCGCCCGACTGCTGGATCGGCACGTCTGCCCCGCCGCGCTCGCAGGTCCCGACGTCCGGAACGCCGCCTGCCACGCGGCGCAGGCAGGACGTGAAGCCGTCGGAGTCCGGCTCGCCGCCGGTCGTGCAGCTCGCGGAGACCTGCTGGGTGCTCGGCAGGGCCGTGTTCCCGGTGGTCCCCCCGCGGCCGGGTCGCCGGACCCGCCGCGGGTGACGGCGAGGAGGGTGATCACCAGCGCGGCGACCAGCACACCGACGCCGGCGCCGATGAGCAGCGGTTTGCGCACGCCCTTGGGCTTGGGCGGCGGTGGCTGCCAGGCGGCGGGCGAGGTGGCCGGCGCCATGGTTGGGACGGTGCGGCCGTCGATCGCGGGGATCGCGGGCGGGGGCGGGGCGGCCGGGACGTGGTGCAGTCCGAACGCGACCGCGGTCTCCGGCTGGTCCTGGATGGTCGGCAGGACGCCGAGCTGCTCGGCGAGCAGTGCCGCGACCAGGGGCATACGGCTCGGCCCGCCGACCAGGTAGACGCCGGTGAGCTGCTGCGGGGTGCGCCCGGCGTCGCGGATGGTCGCGGCGAGCATCTCGGCGCTGCGCAGCAGGTTCGGCCGGACGAGGGCCTCCAGCTCGGCGCGGGTGACCAGGACGGCGTCGAACGGTTCCGGCATCGGCACTTCGGTGTGCGCGTGGCTGGACAGGGTTTCCTTGGCTTCGCGGACGTCCTGCAGGAGCGCGCGGCGGATGCGCGGTCGGCGACGCTCTGCGGGCGCAGCATCCGCTGCCACTGGGCCGTGTCGGTGTGGGAGACCTGGCGGCCGACGTGTTCGAGGAGGGCCTGGTCGATGTCGAGGCTGCCGAGGTCCGGCAGGCCGTTGTCGGCGAGCACGGTGAAGCCGCGGTCGGCGACGCCGACGACGGCGCAGTCGAACGTGCCCGCGCCGAGGTCGTAGACGGCGAGGGTGCTGCCGGGCGCGAGGGCGCGGCCGAGGGAGGCGTAGTGCGCGGCGGCGGCGACCGGTTCCGGGATGAGGACCGGCCTGGGGCCGAGACCGGCCTTGACCGCCGCCTGGCGGAGGAGCTGCTGGCGGGTGGCGCCCCAGCGAGCGGGGTGGGAGAGGCGGACGTGGTCGAGCGGCTGCCCGGCGAGCTGGCGGTGGGCCTCCTCCGCGACGCGGCGCAGGACGGCGGCGAGGGCGTCGGTTACCTCGACGACGGTGTCGCCGAGCAGGAGGGTCGCGTCGTGGACGCGCCGCTTGGGGTTGGGCACGAACCGGGCCGGGTCCAGGCGCGCCCGGCGCTCCGCATCCTGCCCGGCGACCAGGGTGCCGTCCTCGCCCGCGAAGACCGTGGAGGACACGGTGACCGACCCGTCGACCTCGATGACACGCGGCCTGCGGCCGAAAGCGGACAGGACGGCCACCGTGTTCGACGTGCCTAAGTCGATCGCCAGGACGTTTATGCGCCTCCCCTCAGCGCAGCCCACTTTTTCACACCATCAGGGAGTCCCGGACGAGAAGTGCCCCCACAAAAGTCGCCACCGGCCCCGCCGGCGTTTCCCCCCGTTCTCAGCCGATGACCGGAAACGCGAAAGTGCCCCCAGGGAACCAGTCCCTGGGGGCACTCGCGTCTGGCGGCCTACGAGATCAGCGCTCGCCTTCGGCGTCGTCCTCGTGGGTGCCCGCGCCGATGCTCACCGGCGGGGCGTCGGGGACGTCGGACGGCTTCGGCTCGCCGCGGAACACGAACCGCGCCTCTTCGTCGCGGTCCTCCGGGTTGCCGCTCCAGCCCTCGACGTCGACGATCACGATCTGCCCCGGCTCGACCTCGCCGAACAGGATCTTCTCGGACAGCTGGTCCTCGATCTCCCGCTGGATGGTCCGGCGCAGCGGACGGGCGCCGAGCACCGGGTCGAAGCCGCGCTTGGCCAGCAGCGCCTTCGCCTTGTCGGTCAGCTCGAGAGCCATGTCCTTGGCCTTCAGCTGGGTCTCCACCCGCGTCACCATCAGGTCGACCATCTGGATGATCTGCTCCTGGGTGAGCTGGTGGAACACGATGATGTCGTCGATCCGGTTGAGGAACTCGGGCCGGAAGTGCTTCTTCATCTCCTCGTTGACCTTCTGCTTCATCTTCTCGTAACGCGATCCCTCGTCGTTACCGGAAGAGAAGCCCAGGCTGACGCTCTTGGAGATGTCCGAGGTGCCCAGGTTCGAGGTGAAGATCAGCACCGTGTTCTTGAAGTCGACCGTGCGGCCCTGACCGTCGGTGAGCCGGCCGTCCTCCAGCACCTGCAGGAGGGTGTTGTAGATCTCCTGGTGGGCCTTCTCGATCTCGTCGAACAGGACCACGGAGAACGGCTTCCGGCGGACCTTCTCGGTCAGCTGGCCACCCTCCTCGTAGCCGACGTACCCCGGAGGGGCGCCGAACAGCCGCGAGGCGGTGTAGCGGTCGTGGAACTCGCCCAT carries:
- a CDS encoding Hsp70 family protein, which produces MAADAAPAERRRPRIRRALLQDVREAKETLSSHAHTEVPMPEPFDAVLVTRAELEALVRPNLLRSAEMLAATIRDAGRTPQQLTGVYLVGGPSRMPLVAALLAEQLGVLPTIQDQPETAVAFGLHHVPAAPPPPAIPAIDGRTVPTMAPATSPAAWQPPPPKPKGVRKPLLIGAGVGVLVAALVITLLAVTRGGSGDPAAGGPPGTRPCRAPSRSPRAARPAASRTPTASRPACAAWQAAFRTSGPASAAGQTCRSSSRAPRTWCTLPSDSTTSGRSVVYYEGRSFDALKPGVQSQLGASDSALEGRWSGDGLSGDYPAGTTTGMGIMLFGTDDAEICGLLVWIDFGTDGPTPQDMVDYFEQSLKPGA